DNA sequence from the Nicotiana tomentosiformis chromosome 3, ASM39032v3, whole genome shotgun sequence genome:
ggataacggctacgcatatcatgcttggtctcccaagtcgcctcctcgactggttgacccctccactaaaccttcactaaagcaatgttctctgacctcaacttttggacctgcctgtccaaaatggccatcgactCCTCaccataagacaaatccttgtccaactggactgagctaaagtctaaTACATGatacggatcaccgtgatacttccggtgcatagaaacatggaatactggatgaactgcagcttgATTAGTtggtagtgcaagcttgtaggctatcTCTCCAATCCTCttgagaatctcaaaaggtccaatatacctagggctcaacttgcccttcatcccaaaccttataacacccttcatgggcaaaacccagagcaagacccgctcccctaCAATAAATCCAACgtcacgaacctttcgatccgcataacttttGTGTCTAGATTGGATTGTGCGAAgctgatcttgaatcaatttaaccttttccaaagcatcctgaaccaagtctgtacccaatagcctagcctcacccggctcaaaccaacccatcagAGATCGACACCGCATcacatacaaggcctcatacggaaccatctgaatgcctgactggtagctgttgttgtagaaaAACTCAGCAAGcagcaagaactaatcccaagaacccccaaaacccatcacacatgcacggagcatatcctacaatatctgaatagttcgctcggactgtccatccgtttgagggtaaaatattgtactcaactcaacccgtgtgtcTAACTCATGTTGTCCtacagaaccgcgatgtaaactacgtaccccggtcatAGATGATGGATAGAGGCATGCCATGAAGTTTGAAGATCTCGCGAATATTGACCTcagccagctgctctgaaaaaTAAGTAGttaccactagaatgaaatgaactgacttggtcaacctatccataatcacccatattgcatcgaactttctctgagtccgtgggagcccaacaataaaatccatagtaatccactcctatttccactctgaaatctctagtctctaaagcaatccacatggtcgttgatgctcatactttacctgctgacaatttaagcacCAAGGTACATACtttactatgtctttcttcaacGTCCTCTACCAATTGTGCTGCCTCAAGTATTGATACATCTTAGAgccacccggatgaatggagtaccgcgaactgtgggcctcttgaagaatcaactcacgcaaaccatctacactgggcacacatagcctgccatgcatccgtaacacactgtcatccccaatagtgacctccttggcatcgtcaTGCTGTACTCTATCCTTGAGGAGAAGCAGATgaaggtcatcatactgacgctcttctATACGATCATATAGCGAAGACCGAGAAACGACACATGCCAAAACTCGACTTGGCTCTAAAATGTCCaacctaacaaactggttggccaaggccttaCCATCCAATACTAACAGCCTCTCTGCTGCCGGTAGATATTCTAAAATGCCCAAGCTctctgccttgcgactcaagacatcggccaccatattggtgttcccgggatgatacagaatggtgatatcatagtccttaagcaactctaaccatatctgttgatgcaagttaagatccttctgtttgaacagatgttgtagactccggtggtcggtatagacctcacaaaggacaccgtacaaatagtgccgccaaatctttagggcATGAAGAATAGCTGcaaactcaaggtcgtggacaggatagttcttctcatgaaccttcagctgtctagatgcgtaggtaatcacccgtcttgcatcaacaccgcgccgaggccAACGCGCGACACATCAcagtacacagtataagaccccaaacccgtaggcaacaccaatacgtGTTAAATattcaaagcaatcttgagcttttgaaagctctcctgaCACTCCTCggtctacctgaacggagcacccttctgggtcaatctggtcataggtgcagcgaTAGATAAGAAACCCTCAacgaatcgacggtaataccctgccaaaccaagaaaactatgGATCACAGTAGTTGAAGATGGTCTGGGACAACtatgaactgcttcaatcttcttcggatccaccttaattccctcattcgacactacatgacccaaaaatgccactgaatcaagccaaaactcgcactttgaaaatttgcatacaacttcttttatctcaaggtctgaagcacggtcctcaggtgctgctcatgatcctcccgactctagaagtacaccaagatgtcatcaataaacacaatgatgaatgagtcaataTAGATcaagaatacattgttcatcaagtgcatgaatgttactggggcattggttagcccaaatgacatcacaagtaactcgtaatgaccataccgagtcctgaaggcagtctttggaatatccggctctcgaatcttcaactgatgatagcctgaacacaaGTCAGTCTTTGAGAACACTTTGGAACCTTGTagatgatcaaataggtcatcaatgcgtggcaatggatacatgttcttcactgtaaccttgttaaactattgataatcaatacacatgagcatcgaaccatccttcttttttacaAACAAGACCAGAGCACcacaaggtgatacactgggacAAATGAAACCTTTATCAAGCAACTATTACAGCTACTcatttaactctttcaactccgcaggggccatacgatatggttgaatataaatgggctgagttcccggtaacagatcaataccaaaatcgatatccctatcgggtggcatgcccagaAGATGCGTTGGAAATACATAtagatagtccctcactaccggagCTGACTCAACGGTAGAAGTATCAACACTGACGTCTCTCACATATGTTTGATATGCATCACATCCCTTTCTAACCATCCgatgtgccttaaggaaagacaccaccatgctaggaacataatccaaagtacccccTCCACTCCAACTATGGCAACCCTAGCATTgctaacgtcaccgtcttggcgttacattcaagaatagcatga
Encoded proteins:
- the LOC138907355 gene encoding uncharacterized protein gives rise to the protein MVADVLSRKAESLGILEYLPAAERLLVLDGKALANQFVRLDILEPSRVLACVVSRSSLYDRIEERQYDDLHLLLLKDRVQHDDAKEVTIGDDSVLRMHGRLCVPSVDGLRELILQEAHSSRYQSGIQMVPYEALYVMRCRSLMGWFEPGEARLLGTDLVQDALEKVKLIQDQLRTIQSRHKSYADRKVRDVGFIVGERVLLWVLPMKGVIRFGMKGKLSPRYIGPFEILKRIGEIAYKLALPTNQAAVHPVFHVSMHRKYHGDPYHVLDFSSVQLDKDLSYGEESMAILDRQVQKLRSENIALVKV